The Ictidomys tridecemlineatus isolate mIctTri1 chromosome 1, mIctTri1.hap1, whole genome shotgun sequence DNA window caagagctttgtaatgttgtgaacaaccaataaaaaaaaagggaaaaaaaagccatAGCCATGTTCTTGTGGGATGTAGCCTGAGGTGTATAGTTTGATTTTTTCCCTCATCTGTCATATAATTAGCATATCATAGGTATCTAATAAGTATCTATTTGatatgttttcttatatttcaaGATGTTGGCAGATTAACTTGGCAGATTAACTTGGTTGGCAAACAAtgagaaagttattttttttcttgattaaggTCAGTACATAGAACATTCCAAACACCAAGaactttttaaagtatacaatggTGTCACATTTTGTTAGAATCTGTACAAAGTTAGTGGTTAGGGAAAAATCACAATTGACAGTTAATGGATGCTAATGTAGAATAATGATCCATGTAGTTGCTCTGCTAcattcaatcattttaatttttcatgtcgGACGCTTTTACAAAGATAAAgagttaattttttcttctattactcTCAACAGTCAGTAAAGTTCTACAGTAGGAGGAAAAATGCAAGGGTACTTACTCTCCCACCAATGGTACTATTTCAGCTGCCAATACATTAACCTGAGTCATCAATTAATGTCTGCATGAAAAGAATTATTTCCTCCTTTGGGAATTAAGGAGTAAAGTAGAAAGGGACAACTGAGGTCtctaagaaaacaaatttcttacAACTCCATGACACTGAGCTATTCAGTTATTTataaaatcaagttttttttaaaataacatgggTTTTTACAACAAGCTGTCCATGTCATTATTCATGTGTCAGAGCATGTTTCCACTTGTGTCCTGTTGGATAGAGATCCATTTTAAATGTATGGTCAAACTGTgtagacttttaaaaaactgatcCGTTTATATTTCTCCTGATTTTTCATATGACATTTTCCAATgatacttaaattttaaaatacttgatGTTTAACTAAAACCAAAATTAGAACCAGAAGAGAACAGTACAAATTAATTGAGTCAGTATAACTTGGCATTCTGGTGTGTTGAATATGATTAATGCTGAAAAGGAGGCATATATGTCCTACTACATGATATACAAAACAGCACACTTTGTAATTAAAATACTGTATCAAATTCTACTTTATACTCTTTTCCAAATTTTGTAATGTGTTAAAATATGAATCAGTCATTCTAGTGATTTAGTAATGGATTTTAACAAACCACTATAAATATCCTAAAACTAAGCTAAAACTAAGCTGTATTattcatctcaaaaataaaacatgaaaatttgcTTTTTCAGTGGcaataaatacatgtttcatGGGGTTTGGCACATAATAAATGCAAAAAGTAGTTACATAATGATATTTGTTAAGAATATGGGCTCCTGGAATCAGACCAATTGAGTATGAATCCTACTCATTATTTATAGCTTTGTGATCTCTGGCAAATTTCTCAAGCTTTCTAGTCCTCAGTTACTTCATCTGTAGTTTAGAGATAATAACAGAAACTACTCAACAGGATTATTTAAAGGATTAAACAGAAAAACTCTTTAGCGGAATTATATAAACATTGTATATCAGTATTACTGTTGTTGCAATTGTTATCTTTAATATTCTTGTGATTTTAACATGGAGGTACCTATGAATATCAGAGTAAATATAAATTGAATTGtgataaatattaatgtttgtgCTGAGAGCCCCAAAATATAGGTACCCTAAGACTAAACAGCCCCCATTTccctttcaggttcaagtgttgGCCTTTTTATTTATGCCGCCCTGCAGAGGATGTTGATTGAGTTCTATGGACTAGATGGGTGCTTGCTGATTGTGGGTGCTTTAGCTTTAAATATATTAGCCTGTGGCAGTCTGATGAGACCCCTCCAGGCTTCTGATTTCCCTTTACCTGAAAAAACAGCTCTGGAAAATGTGGCAGAGACATACTCCATttacagtgaaaaagaaaagaacctggAAGAAAACATTCACATTCTTGAAAAGAGCTATAGTAGCGAGGAAAAGTGCAAGGGCACTTTGGCCAATGGTGACTGGAAACAGGACAATCTACTTCATAAAAACTCCACATCAATGACTCACACAAAAGAGCCTGAAACGTACAAAAAGAAAGTTGCTGAACAGACATATTTTTGCAAACAGCTTGCCAAGAGGAAGTGGCAATTATATAAAAACTACTGTGGCGAGACGgtgtctctctttaaaaataaagtattttcagCTCTTTTCATCGCCATCTTCCTTTTTGACATTGGAGGGTTTCCCCCTTCATTACTTATGGAAGATGTAGCAAGAAGTTCGAATGTGAAAGAAGAGGAGTTTTTTATGCCTCTCATTTCCATTATAGGCATTATGACGGCAGTTGGCAAGCTCCTTTTAGGAATACTGGCTGACTTCAAGTGGATTAACACCTTATATCTTTATGTAGCTACTTTAATAATCATGGGCCTGGCCTTGTGTGCAATTCCATTTGCCAAAAGTTATGTCACATTAGCATTACTTTCTGCGATCCTGGGGTTCCTCACTGGGAACTGGTCCATCTTTCCCTATGTGACCACGAATACTGTGGGAATTGAAAAACTAGCTCATGCTTATGGAATACTGATGTTTTTTGCTGGACTTGGAAATAGCCTTGGACCACCAATTGTTGGTAAGATATTTCTCTTCAAGTCAGTTCACTTTTACTATTCTTCATTGTGACATCTCCAGATAAAGAAAGACAGATTGTGATAATAGTGCAGATTTGCACAACATTATTCAAGATCACTTTGATATAGTTGAGGAACCAAACATACTTTCTCCGGTGTGGCCCCCATTCTTTATTTGGGAGAAATGTCTGCCCACCCACGTTAGAAGTAGGTGGGGTGACATATAGAAAACTTTCCTAATCCTAACTGCATATAAAATTGATGGAACTTGGATATGGGGTTGGTATTCGTACTATTTTTATGAAACTCACTTTTTTCTTACTGTCATTTCAGGTTGGTTTTATGACTGGACCCAGACCTATgacattgcattttattttagtgGCTTCTGTGTTCTGCTGGGAGGTTTTATTCTGCTGCTGGCAGCCTTGCCGTCCTGGGATACCTGCAACAACAAACTCCCTAAACCAACTCCAACAACGTTTTTGTACAAAGTTGCTTCTAATGTCTAGAGGAATATTGGAAGCCATTCTTTTGCCATTTTATACCATAGagcaaaacatattttttaaaaattctcaagcaAATTCTCTAACAGTTAAAGACTGTTTTCTCACAACAAAATTTCACTGTGGCTGACTCTgaatgtggattttttaaaaaacagattttattctttatgtactGTATGTGTAGCCTCTGTCTCCTGTatgtttcccctccctccctccctccctcccccaaagTAGACTATTCTGTTCTACTATTATTCATTAGTTATGTTTCATATTGTAAAACATTTGACCAGCCTCTAAAGATTTTCTCTGTAGAAGTATAAATTCTTTGCCAACCCCCCTTAGTTCCACTACAAAACACCCAGAGGGCtctcttcagttttaaaattgacgcctgctgggtgtggtggcacacaccagttatactttctggaacccaggaggctgaggcaggagcatcttgtgttccaggccaacctggacaacttagtgagacctcgtcttagaataaaagataaaaaggcctgggatatAGCCCATTGTTAAaagtatccctaggttcaatctttagtatcccccaaaattaaaaataaaaataaatgaaactgatGCAAGCCTCATGATGAGATATGTGTAAAGGTCACTAGGGAGTAAATGACTTCCTTCTCTGTTACACCTGCTGCTAGTCAGTAGAAGGCATCAAAGCCATTTCATTTCCGGAAATAAAAGTGGCTATAAAAACAACATtagaccaggcatggtggcgcatgcatGTGATCCTCgtgactcaagaagctgaggcagaagaattgcaaattctaggccagccacagcaatttagtgaaagccagtctcaaagtaaaatataaaagtctGAGGATATAGCTAAGGGtttgaacacccctgggttcaatctccagtactaccaaacaaacaaacgggcagaaaatagcattaaaaattaCAGTGGAATGAACtgatcacttaaaaaaaaaagatattttaaatgatagtCATCAGTTtccattattctattttatttaccttGAAGTACTCACATGGTGTTTGGGGCCCATGGTGCATCAACTGTTTTGATTCctaaggtgtttgctgagatgcaGGCAAACTCCAGCAGCACCCACCAGAGCCCTTCTTCATGGCTGTCCACTAGAACCTCACTCACTTGTGTTTGTCATCACCCATTCAGCTGACATTTCACAAGAAGTGCTGATTTTACCCATTTCCAAattggaaatgtatttttttaaccattcctcCTAGCAAGTAGCAAATATCCATTTGCTTTGGGCACAGTGGTGATGGGTTGCAAACCTTTGTATAACTTCCTGTGAAAGCATTTATTTGCTACTATCAGATCTTACCactatcattttttaattcaaggGCAGAACTAAaaagtgtgtggtgtgtgtatgtgcatgtgtgcatgtgtgtgtgtgtgtgtgtgtgtgtgtgtgtgtgtgtgtgtgtgctctgagTCTGTGTGGAACAtgggaaggtaaaaaaaaatcctgataagTTGATACCCTTTCCAATCTCACTTAATCTTAAGAACAATGttctagaaagaaaataatgtttaataaattGATAGTTTTCCCCTCTAAAGAAATGGGGTTTTAAACTTTGGTATGTATCTGAATCTCCTATAGATCCTTCAAAAATTATGCGGACATGGATATGCTTAGAAATTTTAATTCTGAATGTTTTAATTCTGTAAGTCTATTTGGCTGTGGCCAAGCATCTCTATTTCTAACAAACTCTACAAATGATTCTAATAATAAGGCCTGGGTTGCAAATGACTGTTAAAAAGATAGACAATAAGTAGACatttattctcttaaaaaaaaaaacaaacccacaagGTCTGAGGTTTTTATAAATAGCCAAGTATTCTTTAAACAGAATCCTTCCCATTGtgccaaaattatcttttcttttcttttgaaatacatgattatttttgtacttctgttttGCCTTTCTTCAAAGGTATATGAGGCACTTTATTAATCTGAGCCCTCGAAACACCTCTGTGAGGTAGGTAAATAGTACTTTCCTGTGTAGTAAACCTGGAGTATGGAGAATTCATAATTGAGTTAATCCTACTCAGTATGCAATAAAGGGGCTCCAAGTCCTCTTGGACTTCTGCTCCATACTCAGacttctggaaagttttctgtacctcattctttaGTCAGTTTCAAGGTtagcaaaataaatgaacaagtgacatttaaaagaaaaaaaaaacagctacatGTTTTTGTATTGAAAGTTCCTTTTTTTGCCAATGTTATGTTCTAGAAAGTAATCTGAAAAAGTTTGACTTTTGTGATGTCTCTGCATTCATCAATGTTGATAATTACCCAAATGTATCCACCGTGTCTACTAATACTGTTCAACGTGGGCATTATCCATTGTCTAGGGAATGAATTTTAAgtcacaataaatatttttacatcagTTTGTTTTGTATCAGTTTGGTTGCTTTCTGTCTTATTAGTTTTCTTCCCAATTATAGTGCCACTTCATTTGAATGCAAATATACATTTCATAATGTAATTCAGACTTCCAGAATTTGATGGCCAGGTAACAGTATATTCAAAAGTCAAATTGCTTAACTAATTTGATCCTTGCCTGCCCCAAAGTTAATATATCAGACCTGCAGAATCCTCTTGAGGAAAAGACACATTATTTTTAGATTCTTAATAATGATCCCACCAATCatttaaggcttttttttttttttttaagatgcggTCTTGCTATGTTATctaggctggccccaaactcctgcctcagtctcccaagtagctggtacgACAGTGGGAAAACAAGTGCATGCCACCATGAAAGCCTAATCATTtttggaattctttttcttttttacactactgggaattgagcccaggacctATACATACATTACACAAACTCTCCACCACGGAGCTACGttccctttccattttctttagagacagggtttcactaaatttctcaggtagtcctcaaacttgcgatccttctgctagttatataaataattattcagGATTTGCCCTTTTTCCTAAGATTTAGCATTCaaaaaaatacttaacaaaatCATATTgattggaataatttttttttttttttggaccctGGAAGTACCTCCAGCTGAGTTCAGGAAGTGTGGTGTAGAGTTTGTCAGTCGCCCTCgcactggcttttttttttttttagcagttccTCACTCCTTTCTGCCTCCTCCCTCTCAGGATGAGCCTTAAGGAGCCAG harbors:
- the Slc16a9 gene encoding monocarboxylate transporter 9 isoform X2, which codes for MEFKKSPDGGWGWVIVLVSFFTQFLCYGSPLAVGVLYIEWLDVFGEGKGKTAWVGSLASGVGLLASPVCSLCVSSFGARSVTIFSGFMVAGGLMLSSFAPNIYFLLFSYGIVVGSSVGLFIYAALQRMLIEFYGLDGCLLIVGALALNILACGSLMRPLQASDFPLPEKTALENVAETYSIYSEKEKNLEENIHILEKSYSSEEKCKGTLANGDWKQDNLLHKNSTSMTHTKEPETYKKKVAEQTYFCKQLAKRKWQLYKNYCGETVSLFKNKVFSALFIAIFLFDIGGFPPSLLMEDVARSSNVKEEEFFMPLISIIGIMTAVGKLLLGILADFKWINTLYLYVATLIIMGLALCAIPFAKSYVTLALLSAILGFLTGNWSIFPYVTTNTVGIEKLAHAYGILMFFAGLGNSLGPPIVGWFYDWTQTYDIAFYFSGFCVLLGGFILLLAALPSWDTCNNKLPKPTPTTFLYKVASNV
- the Slc16a9 gene encoding monocarboxylate transporter 9 isoform X1 translates to MEFKKSPDGGWGWVIVLVSFFTQFLCYGSPLAVGVLYIEWLDVFGEGKGKTAWVGSLASGVGLLASPVCSLCVSSFGARSVTIFSGFMVAGGLMLSSFAPNIYFLLFSYGIVVGLGCGLLYTATVTITCQYFDSRRGLALGLISTGSSVGLFIYAALQRMLIEFYGLDGCLLIVGALALNILACGSLMRPLQASDFPLPEKTALENVAETYSIYSEKEKNLEENIHILEKSYSSEEKCKGTLANGDWKQDNLLHKNSTSMTHTKEPETYKKKVAEQTYFCKQLAKRKWQLYKNYCGETVSLFKNKVFSALFIAIFLFDIGGFPPSLLMEDVARSSNVKEEEFFMPLISIIGIMTAVGKLLLGILADFKWINTLYLYVATLIIMGLALCAIPFAKSYVTLALLSAILGFLTGNWSIFPYVTTNTVGIEKLAHAYGILMFFAGLGNSLGPPIVGWFYDWTQTYDIAFYFSGFCVLLGGFILLLAALPSWDTCNNKLPKPTPTTFLYKVASNV
- the Slc16a9 gene encoding monocarboxylate transporter 9 isoform X3, with protein sequence MVAGGLMLSSFAPNIYFLLFSYGIVVGLGCGLLYTATVTITCQYFDSRRGLALGLISTGSSVGLFIYAALQRMLIEFYGLDGCLLIVGALALNILACGSLMRPLQASDFPLPEKTALENVAETYSIYSEKEKNLEENIHILEKSYSSEEKCKGTLANGDWKQDNLLHKNSTSMTHTKEPETYKKKVAEQTYFCKQLAKRKWQLYKNYCGETVSLFKNKVFSALFIAIFLFDIGGFPPSLLMEDVARSSNVKEEEFFMPLISIIGIMTAVGKLLLGILADFKWINTLYLYVATLIIMGLALCAIPFAKSYVTLALLSAILGFLTGNWSIFPYVTTNTVGIEKLAHAYGILMFFAGLGNSLGPPIVGWFYDWTQTYDIAFYFSGFCVLLGGFILLLAALPSWDTCNNKLPKPTPTTFLYKVASNV